A region from the Aliarcobacter thereius LMG 24486 genome encodes:
- a CDS encoding acetolactate synthase large subunit: MNASDLFIKALENEGVEYIFGVPGEENLDFLESLRKSKIKLILTRHEQGAGFMAATYGRLTGKVGVCLSTLGPGATNFATSAAYAQLGGMPMLMITGQKPIKKSKQGRFQIIDIVRMMRPMTKYAKQIVNGHNVPSVVRDAFKIATTERPGAVHIEFPEDISIEAVDADANVYPVHTVKYPAAIDEVIADAVSMIEKAKRPLLLIGAGANRTRIGNTLTEFVNKTGMAFFSTQMGKGVVDENHPMCLSAAALSKDDFVHCAIDRADLIINVGHDVIEKPPFFMTNKEGATKVMHVNFFASEVDDTYFPQMDVVGDIACNIAKITEKIKVQSHWDFDYYTRMAEEIRNRLSKYFGDNRFPILPQRAVRAIRKTLADEDIVTLDNGVYKLWFARNYRCAKPNTLLLDNALATMGAGLPSGMMAKMVYPNKKVVSVCGDGGFMMNSQEMETAVRLGLDLVVVILNDNAYGMIKWKQTGMGLETFGLDLGNPDFVKYAESYGAHGYRPKSVEEFEATLEKCVNSKGVHLIDLAVDYSLNHSILNELLPQKTCMV; the protein is encoded by the coding sequence ATGAATGCATCAGATTTATTTATTAAAGCGTTAGAAAACGAAGGTGTTGAGTATATTTTTGGTGTTCCAGGTGAGGAAAATTTAGATTTCTTAGAATCATTAAGAAAATCAAAAATTAAACTTATACTTACAAGACATGAACAAGGTGCAGGTTTTATGGCTGCAACTTATGGAAGATTAACAGGAAAAGTTGGAGTTTGTTTATCAACTTTAGGCCCTGGTGCTACAAACTTTGCTACAAGTGCTGCATATGCACAACTTGGTGGAATGCCAATGCTTATGATTACAGGTCAAAAACCAATCAAAAAGTCAAAACAAGGTAGATTCCAGATTATTGATATTGTAAGAATGATGAGACCAATGACTAAATATGCAAAGCAGATTGTAAATGGTCATAATGTTCCTTCTGTAGTAAGAGATGCATTTAAAATTGCAACAACAGAAAGACCAGGTGCAGTTCATATTGAGTTCCCTGAAGATATTTCAATCGAAGCAGTAGATGCAGATGCAAATGTATATCCAGTACATACTGTAAAATATCCAGCAGCTATTGATGAGGTTATTGCTGATGCAGTTTCAATGATTGAAAAAGCAAAAAGACCACTTCTTCTAATTGGAGCTGGAGCAAATAGAACAAGAATTGGAAATACATTAACAGAATTTGTAAACAAAACTGGAATGGCATTTTTCTCTACACAAATGGGTAAAGGTGTTGTTGATGAAAATCACCCAATGTGCTTAAGTGCAGCAGCACTATCAAAAGATGACTTTGTTCACTGCGCAATTGATAGAGCAGATTTAATTATTAATGTTGGGCATGATGTTATTGAAAAACCACCATTTTTTATGACAAACAAAGAGGGTGCTACAAAAGTTATGCACGTAAATTTCTTTGCAAGTGAAGTTGATGATACATATTTCCCACAAATGGATGTTGTTGGTGATATTGCATGTAATATTGCAAAAATTACAGAAAAAATCAAAGTTCAATCACACTGGGATTTTGATTATTATACAAGAATGGCTGAAGAGATTAGAAATAGATTATCAAAATATTTTGGAGATAATAGATTCCCAATTTTACCTCAAAGAGCTGTAAGAGCTATTAGAAAAACTCTAGCAGATGAAGATATAGTAACACTTGATAATGGTGTATATAAATTATGGTTTGCAAGAAATTATAGATGTGCTAAACCAAATACACTATTACTTGATAATGCACTTGCAACAATGGGAGCTGGTTTACCTTCAGGAATGATGGCTAAAATGGTTTATCCAAATAAAAAAGTAGTAAGTGTTTGTGGAGATGGTGGGTTTATGATGAACTCTCAAGAGATGGAAACAGCTGTAAGATTAGGACTTGATTTAGTAGTAGTTATATTAAATGATAATGCTTATGGAATGATTAAATGGAAACAAACTGGAATGGGATTAGAGACATTTGGACTTGATCTTGGAAATCCAGATTTTGTTAAATATGCAGAGTCTTATGGAGCTCATGGATACAGACCAAAATCTGTTGAAGAGTTTGAAGCTACATTAGAAAAATGTGTAAATAGTAAAGGAGTACATTTAATTGATTTAGCAGTTGATTACTCTTTAAATCACTCAATTTTAAATGAGCTTTTACCACAAAAAACTTGTATGGTATAA
- a CDS encoding Crp/Fnr family transcriptional regulator: MRNISDPYSFFDFLEKKDLEKLKDISFRRNYKKDEILFYKGDESNYLHLLTKGIVKLYTHDFKDNEVVIHNLVSPSLIAEIMNYEDMNFLANCSFETDGEVILIDYKKFKEEFLQKPEISMFFIKSLTKKIKFLENFINYNVTLNSMEKIAKFLLENEEHLLNLKQVKIAKLLNITPETLSRQLAKLKKDGVIDNDKGHIRILDHKKLGFFKASF; the protein is encoded by the coding sequence ATGAGAAACATTAGTGATCCTTACTCTTTTTTTGATTTTTTAGAAAAAAAAGATTTAGAAAAATTAAAAGATATATCGTTTAGAAGAAACTACAAAAAAGATGAGATACTTTTCTATAAAGGTGATGAATCAAACTATTTACATCTATTAACCAAAGGTATAGTAAAACTTTATACTCATGATTTTAAAGACAATGAAGTTGTAATTCATAATTTAGTATCTCCTTCATTGATTGCAGAAATAATGAATTATGAAGATATGAATTTTTTAGCAAATTGCTCTTTTGAAACAGATGGAGAAGTTATTTTAATAGATTATAAGAAATTCAAAGAAGAATTTTTACAGAAACCAGAAATATCAATGTTTTTTATAAAATCACTTACAAAAAAGATAAAATTCTTAGAAAATTTTATAAATTATAATGTAACATTAAATAGTATGGAAAAGATAGCAAAATTTTTACTTGAAAATGAAGAACATTTGTTAAATTTGAAACAAGTAAAAATAGCAAAACTTTTAAACATAACTCCAGAAACACTTTCAAGGCAATTAGCAAAGCTTAAGAAAGATGGTGTAATTGATAATGATAAAGGACATATTAGGATTTTAGACCATAAAAAGCTTGGATTTTTTAAAGCCTCTTTTTAG
- the traF gene encoding conjugal transfer protein TraF, with protein sequence MRKITKSTIAVSLILSGLEASQFHVLGSKAASMGGAGIATSPSSLAVYNNPALLAKNKKTFAFHTGVGVGLTDNDVFASVDKLDDLSFSDLIDKYKDVSTTPTNVDINDINTLFEARDIILNMDEASMQANPTTDLSFAIKNFGFGIFGTADMSATAEIDQDYNRLIFKDNSGGFYEILQNGTAQIVTQNDYESSSLICAMDDDSSCNAKTGVELETLGIVEVPLAYGHEFNGDFGDVYLGGAVKFMKGYAYSSFYRLDSDKDIFDDFDDSKKESSNIGIDLGLAYNPAFDKDLTLALVGKNLNKPKFDLVNGNHSLDPMLRVGAAYELGFMELAFDADLTESKSLNGYKTKFVGGGVGFDLWIFQINAGLMKNLANSDNAGLVYTAGIGIGPLEISGQMASKTTEIDGDKYPKYANINASLSFSW encoded by the coding sequence ATGAGAAAAATAACTAAATCTACAATTGCTGTTTCTTTAATTCTTTCAGGATTAGAAGCTTCACAATTTCATGTCTTAGGAAGTAAGGCTGCATCTATGGGAGGAGCTGGAATTGCTACTTCACCATCATCTTTAGCAGTTTATAATAATCCAGCACTTTTAGCAAAAAATAAAAAAACTTTTGCTTTTCATACAGGAGTTGGAGTTGGATTAACAGATAATGATGTTTTTGCATCAGTTGATAAACTTGATGATTTAAGCTTTTCAGACTTAATTGATAAGTATAAAGATGTTTCTACAACACCTACAAATGTAGATATAAACGATATAAATACTTTATTTGAAGCAAGAGATATCATTTTAAATATGGATGAGGCATCAATGCAAGCAAATCCAACTACTGATCTATCTTTTGCAATAAAAAACTTTGGTTTTGGAATATTTGGAACAGCTGATATGAGTGCAACTGCTGAGATTGACCAAGATTATAATAGGTTGATTTTTAAAGATAATAGTGGCGGATTTTATGAGATTCTACAAAATGGAACAGCTCAAATTGTAACTCAAAATGATTATGAAAGCTCATCTTTAATTTGTGCTATGGATGATGATTCGTCTTGTAATGCAAAAACAGGAGTTGAGTTAGAAACTTTAGGAATAGTTGAAGTTCCTCTTGCTTATGGACATGAATTCAATGGTGATTTTGGAGATGTATATCTTGGAGGAGCTGTTAAATTTATGAAAGGATATGCATATTCTAGTTTTTATAGATTAGATAGTGATAAAGATATATTTGATGATTTTGATGATAGTAAAAAAGAGTCAAGTAATATTGGTATTGATTTAGGATTAGCATATAATCCAGCTTTTGATAAAGATTTAACATTAGCTTTAGTAGGAAAGAATTTAAATAAACCAAAATTTGATTTAGTAAATGGAAACCACTCTTTAGATCCTATGTTAAGAGTGGGAGCTGCTTATGAACTAGGTTTTATGGAGTTGGCATTCGATGCAGACCTAACAGAAAGTAAATCATTAAATGGATACAAAACAAAATTTGTTGGTGGTGGAGTTGGTTTTGATTTATGGATTTTCCAAATAAATGCAGGACTTATGAAAAATCTTGCAAATAGTGATAATGCAGGTCTTGTTTATACAGCAGGTATTGGAATTGGACCACTTGAAATATCTGGACAAATGGCTTCAAAAACAACTGAAATTGATGGAGATAAGTATCCAAAATATGCAAATATAAATGCATCATTGTCTTTTTCTTGGTAA
- a CDS encoding HAD family hydrolase — MKKTVIFDLDGTLLDSIYDIAVCMNESLESLNLETYSIDEYKYFVGYGVDELVLNVLKNNLELKEKLVKKFKEIYDEKLHSNTKPYDGIYSLLDGLVNINCNLAVLSNKPDLMTKEYVKINFKDYPFLEVHGQRSDIPKKPDPKAAINIAKRLNIPCEKIFFVGDTKVDMQTAKSAGMIAIGVLWGFRDEKELKENGADFIVNHPLEILEIISKS; from the coding sequence ATGAAAAAAACAGTTATTTTTGATTTAGATGGAACACTTCTAGACTCTATTTATGATATTGCAGTGTGTATGAATGAATCTTTAGAAAGTTTAAATTTAGAAACTTATAGTATTGATGAATATAAATACTTTGTTGGATATGGAGTTGATGAATTAGTTTTGAATGTATTAAAAAACAATTTAGAATTAAAAGAGAAACTTGTAAAAAAATTTAAAGAGATTTATGATGAAAAACTTCATAGTAATACAAAACCTTATGATGGAATATATTCACTTTTAGATGGATTAGTAAATATTAATTGTAATTTAGCAGTTTTATCAAATAAACCCGATTTAATGACAAAAGAGTATGTAAAAATAAATTTTAAAGATTACCCTTTTTTAGAAGTTCACGGTCAAAGAAGTGATATACCTAAAAAGCCTGACCCAAAAGCTGCTATTAATATTGCAAAAAGATTAAATATTCCTTGTGAAAAAATATTTTTTGTAGGAGATACAAAAGTTGATATGCAAACAGCAAAAAGTGCAGGAATGATTGCTATTGGTGTATTATGGGGTTTTAGAGATGAAAAAGAGTTAAAAGAAAATGGAGCTGATTTTATTGTAAATCATCCTTTAGAAATTTTAGAGATAATTTCAAAATCTTAA
- a CDS encoding YitT family protein encodes MKKNDLKQYILIILGSFSLSFGAVAFYSPNEIISGGGIGISLMLHFLFPDITLGIFMALVSTPFLILSYIFFGKYYLFKTFIVVVLLSTFTDILKEILKIDAITNDILLAAIFGGIFIGLGIGLIIKGRASTGSTSVIGEILAKKTKYKAAEVLLTIDAFIMLASVFVYQDIDKSLYSLLSVYIGMKVLDILLTGRPSKKIVNIISTNVEVLKEQIRDKIEEHGTILTGIGLHQAQNKTIIYVTVEASKIELLRDLIRKYDPDAFMIISEASEFMGRDNSI; translated from the coding sequence ATGAAAAAAAATGATTTAAAACAATATATATTAATAATATTAGGTTCCTTTTCTTTATCTTTTGGTGCTGTTGCTTTTTACTCACCAAATGAGATAATTTCAGGTGGAGGAATAGGTATTTCGCTTATGCTTCACTTCTTATTTCCAGATATTACTCTTGGAATTTTTATGGCATTAGTTAGTACTCCTTTTCTAATATTATCTTATATATTTTTTGGAAAATACTACTTATTTAAAACATTTATAGTAGTTGTTTTATTATCAACTTTTACAGATATCTTAAAAGAAATTTTAAAAATTGATGCAATTACAAATGATATCTTATTAGCTGCTATTTTTGGTGGTATATTCATTGGTCTTGGAATTGGGCTTATAATTAAAGGTAGAGCTTCAACAGGAAGTACTTCTGTAATAGGAGAAATCTTAGCAAAGAAAACAAAATATAAAGCAGCAGAAGTTTTATTAACTATTGATGCTTTTATTATGTTGGCATCAGTTTTTGTATATCAAGATATTGATAAATCACTTTATAGTCTGCTTAGTGTTTATATAGGAATGAAAGTTCTTGATATTTTACTAACAGGTCGTCCTTCTAAAAAGATTGTAAATATTATTTCTACAAATGTAGAAGTATTAAAAGAGCAAATTAGGGATAAAATTGAAGAGCACGGAACAATCTTAACTGGAATTGGTCTACATCAAGCTCAAAATAAAACTATAATTTATGTAACAGTTGAAGCAAGTAAAATTGAACTTCTAAGAGATTTAATAAGAAAATATGATCCAGACGCTTTTATGATAATCTCTGAAGCATCTGAATTTATGGGAAGAGATAATAGTATTTAA
- a CDS encoding aldehyde dehydrogenase family protein, with amino-acid sequence MSKIEVTSPFDGKVVGTVKYNTFEEVEAAIDLAHKTFTNKDGWLPKYKRVEILENVMKIMSSQVEELTILCASEGGKPYIDSKVEILRAINGIKIAIEHLSVFEGKEIAMGHTNTSANRMAYTFKEPIGVVAAISAFNHPFNLAVHQVVPAIAAGCPVIIRPATQTPMSAVKLVEILEEAGLPKGWAQAVVCDRKGGELLSTSPKTAFLTFIGSGSVGWYLNSKASDGTRVVLEHGGVAPVIVEADADIEDMIPALAKGGFYHAGQVCVSVQRVFVQESICEEVASKLASAASKLIVGNQLDPKTEVGPLINNAEVDRVEEWVNEAVAKGGKILTGGKRISASCFEPTVILNPAEDALVSTREVFGPVVCIYSYKTLDEAIARANQLDVSFQAAVFTKNIDNALKAVKRLNATAVMVNDHTAFRVDWMPFGGAKVSGLGMGGIPHSMNDMSVEKMMLIKSPIL; translated from the coding sequence ATGAGTAAGATAGAAGTTACATCACCATTTGATGGAAAAGTAGTTGGAACAGTAAAATATAATACATTTGAAGAAGTAGAAGCAGCAATCGATTTAGCACATAAAACTTTTACAAATAAAGATGGATGGTTACCAAAATATAAAAGAGTTGAAATTTTAGAGAATGTTATGAAAATTATGAGTTCACAAGTTGAAGAACTTACAATTCTTTGTGCAAGTGAAGGTGGTAAACCTTATATTGACTCAAAAGTTGAAATCTTAAGAGCGATTAATGGAATTAAAATAGCTATTGAACACCTAAGTGTATTTGAAGGTAAAGAGATAGCTATGGGACATACAAATACAAGTGCAAATAGAATGGCATATACATTTAAAGAACCAATAGGTGTTGTTGCTGCTATTTCTGCATTTAATCACCCATTTAACCTAGCTGTTCACCAAGTAGTACCTGCAATTGCAGCTGGATGTCCAGTTATTATTAGACCAGCAACTCAAACTCCTATGAGTGCAGTTAAATTAGTAGAAATTCTTGAAGAAGCAGGTCTTCCAAAAGGTTGGGCACAAGCTGTTGTTTGTGATAGAAAAGGTGGAGAATTATTATCAACATCTCCAAAAACTGCATTTTTAACATTTATTGGAAGTGGTAGTGTTGGATGGTATTTAAATTCAAAAGCTAGTGATGGAACAAGAGTTGTTCTTGAGCATGGTGGGGTTGCTCCTGTTATTGTTGAAGCAGATGCTGATATTGAAGATATGATTCCAGCTTTAGCGAAAGGTGGGTTCTATCACGCTGGACAAGTTTGTGTATCAGTTCAAAGAGTATTTGTTCAAGAGTCAATTTGTGAAGAAGTTGCTAGTAAGTTAGCAAGTGCTGCTTCAAAATTAATTGTTGGAAATCAACTTGATCCTAAAACAGAAGTTGGACCACTAATTAATAATGCTGAAGTAGATAGAGTTGAAGAGTGGGTTAATGAAGCAGTAGCAAAAGGTGGTAAAATCTTAACAGGTGGAAAAAGAATCTCTGCATCTTGTTTCGAACCAACTGTTATTTTAAATCCAGCTGAAGATGCTTTAGTATCTACAAGAGAAGTATTTGGACCAGTTGTTTGTATCTATTCATATAAAACTTTAGATGAAGCAATTGCTAGAGCAAATCAACTTGATGTATCTTTTCAAGCAGCAGTATTTACAAAAAATATTGATAATGCATTAAAAGCTGTAAAAAGATTAAATGCAACAGCTGTAATGGTAAATGATCATACAGCATTTAGAGTTGATTGGATGCCATTTGGTGGAGCAAAAGTATCAGGACTTGGAATGGGTGGAATTCCTCATTCAATGAACGATATGAGTGTAGAAAAGATGATGCTTATAAAATCTCCTATTTTATAA
- a CDS encoding YaaA family protein encodes MKILFSPSETKICGGIDEYIDKNSFIFKDLYEKRFEILSLYNDFIKKASNLELVKLFGTKKDDIINKYQTDIFSQETMKAIQRYTGVAYDYLKYELLKDDEKKYIDENTLIFSNLFGVLKASDKIPDYKLKQGETFNNLRIDKFYNENFSEVLDEYLKDEDILDLRAGFYEKFYNIKKAYYTMKFIKDGKVVSHFAKAYRGEVLKLMAQNSIKNFDELLNMQIENLSIVEIAQKRLKKEIVYNIG; translated from the coding sequence ATGAAAATCTTATTTTCTCCAAGTGAGACAAAAATTTGTGGTGGAATAGATGAATATATAGATAAAAATAGTTTTATTTTCAAAGATTTATATGAAAAAAGATTTGAAATATTAAGTTTATATAATGATTTTATAAAAAAAGCATCAAATCTTGAGTTGGTAAAACTTTTTGGAACAAAGAAAGATGATATTATAAACAAATATCAAACAGATATATTTTCTCAAGAAACTATGAAAGCTATACAAAGATATACAGGTGTTGCTTATGATTATTTAAAATATGAATTATTAAAAGATGATGAGAAAAAATATATAGATGAAAATACTCTTATCTTTTCAAATCTTTTTGGAGTTTTAAAAGCTAGTGATAAAATTCCTGATTATAAATTAAAACAAGGTGAAACTTTTAATAATCTAAGAATAGATAAGTTTTACAATGAGAATTTTAGTGAAGTACTTGATGAATATTTAAAAGATGAAGATATTTTAGATTTAAGAGCAGGATTTTATGAGAAGTTTTATAATATAAAGAAAGCATATTACACAATGAAATTTATAAAAGATGGTAAAGTTGTTAGTCATTTTGCAAAAGCATATAGAGGAGAAGTTCTAAAATTAATGGCACAAAATAGTATAAAAAACTTTGATGAGCTTTTAAATATGCAAATAGAAAATCTTAGTATTGTTGAAATAGCACAGAAGAGATTAAAAAAAGAGATAGTTTATAATATAGGATAA
- a CDS encoding nitrous oxide-stimulated promoter family protein → MTFEKFNEEINTLKKFYELYCKDKHEKQAICKKDIPYKENNFQVELSLCNDCQKNIYYSFSKLQSCPHEIKPRCRTCPAPCYEKQEWKNCARVMKYSAIKLSLGKIKSRVVNIFK, encoded by the coding sequence ATGACATTTGAAAAATTTAATGAAGAGATAAACACTCTTAAGAAATTTTATGAATTATATTGCAAAGATAAACACGAAAAACAAGCAATATGTAAAAAAGATATTCCTTATAAAGAGAATAATTTTCAAGTAGAATTATCTTTATGTAATGATTGTCAAAAAAATATTTATTACTCTTTTTCTAAATTACAATCTTGTCCTCATGAAATAAAACCAAGATGTAGAACTTGTCCTGCACCTTGCTATGAAAAACAAGAGTGGAAAAACTGTGCAAGAGTGATGAAATATTCAGCTATAAAACTATCATTGGGAAAAATCAAATCAAGAGTTGTAAATATTTTTAAATAA
- the ung gene encoding uracil-DNA glycosylase, whose product MKTWEDIINLEKKKDYYKALKLEIEKRYENSVVFPKKENIFKAFTLTKFDNLKVVILGQDPYHGVGQAQGLSFSTPENIKNPPSMQNILKEIENDLGRKSYCEDGDLSSWAKQGVLLLNTVLTVEQSKAGSHQKLGWEIFTDNIIKYINDNCKDIVFILWGTPAIKKSSLINKDKHHILSSVHPSPLSAYRGFFGSKHFSKTNEILNKINKEAINW is encoded by the coding sequence ATGAAGACTTGGGAAGATATAATTAACTTAGAGAAAAAGAAAGATTACTATAAAGCATTAAAACTAGAGATAGAAAAAAGATATGAAAATTCAGTTGTATTTCCAAAAAAAGAGAATATATTTAAAGCTTTCACTCTTACAAAGTTTGATAATCTAAAAGTCGTGATTTTAGGACAAGATCCATATCATGGAGTTGGACAAGCTCAAGGATTATCTTTTTCAACACCAGAAAATATCAAAAATCCTCCTTCAATGCAAAATATTTTAAAAGAGATAGAAAATGATTTAGGAAGAAAATCTTATTGTGAAGATGGTGATTTAAGTTCTTGGGCAAAACAAGGTGTTCTTTTATTAAATACAGTTTTAACAGTGGAACAAAGTAAAGCAGGAAGTCATCAAAAACTTGGTTGGGAGATTTTTACTGATAATATAATCAAATACATAAATGATAATTGTAAAGATATAGTATTTATTTTATGGGGAACACCAGCAATTAAAAAGAGTTCTTTAATAAATAAAGATAAACATCATATATTAAGTTCAGTTCATCCAAGTCCTCTTAGTGCATATAGAGGTTTTTTTGGTTCTAAACATTTTTCTAAAACAAATGAGATTTTAAATAAAATTAATAAAGAAGCAATAAATTGGTAA